From a single Papaver somniferum cultivar HN1 unplaced genomic scaffold, ASM357369v1 unplaced-scaffold_19, whole genome shotgun sequence genomic region:
- the LOC113338462 gene encoding F-box/kelch-repeat protein At3g06240-like: MAKLRDQDIVSNIIIRLPVKSILRFRCVSKAWCKLLKDPDFVKKHLSHVIEMNKFSVMMHPCYDLHEKAHTLAYDPSSSTLSSPASVSYPLARTFWGTCNGLICLSTTNEKDVVLWNPITKEFKEVPTVPIESADEFSNYKDGFGYGDEIDDFKIVSFVGFEDVYFSEVRVYTLKSNSWRRLENIPYLLCHGEMDMSQVSVHGAMHWLAFSDTEPDKVIVSFDFKDDRFDEMPLPSFFHDEYTDVSIGRIPLLTWLYLRSH; this comes from the coding sequence ATGGCGAAACTACGAGATCAGGATATCGTATCAAACATCATCATTAGGTTGCCTGTGAAATCGATCTTACGGTTCAGGTGTGTCTCCAAAGCCTGGTGCAAGTTATTGAAAGACCCTGATTTTGTGAAAAAGCACCTGAGTCACGTAATTGAAATGAACAAATTCAGTGTAATGATGCACCCATGTTATGATCTTCATGAAAAAGCCCATACTTTAGCTTATGATCCATCTTCATCTACATTGAGTAGCCCTGCTAGTGTAAGTTATCCTTTGGCAAGAACATTTTGGGGAACTTGTAATGGCTTGATTTGTTTATCCACCACTAATGAGAAGGATGTTGTCCTTTGGAATCCAATTACCAAGGAGTTTAAGGAAGTACCAACTGTACCAATAGAGTCGGCAGATGAATTTAGTAACTATAAAGATGGATTTGGTTACGGTGATGAGATTGATGATTTTAAGATTGTAAGTTTTGTGGGGTTTGAAGATGTTTATTTTTCTGAAGTTCGGGTATATACACTTAAATCTAATTCATGGAGAAGGCTTGAGAACATACCTTATTTGCTTTGCCACGGAGAAATGGACATGTCTCAAGTAAGTGTTCATGGAGCTATGCATTGGTTAGCATTCTCTGACACTGAGCCCGACAAAGTGATAGTCTCTTTTGATTTCAAGGATGACAGATTCGATGAGATGCCCCTACCCAGCTTTTTCCATGATGAATACACTGATGTGTCCATTGGGAGAATCCCTTTGCTTACATGGTTGTATTTACGGTCGCATTGA